The Saccharopolyspora gloriosae genome window below encodes:
- a CDS encoding (Fe-S)-binding protein, whose product MRVALFATCLGDTLFPDAVKATALLLSRLGQEVVFPQAQTCCGQMHVNTGYQREALPLVDNHAACFADESIDAVIVPSGSCAGSIRHQHQIVAERFGTPALRAQVEQSRAKTYELAEFLVDVLGVVDVGATFPHRVTYHPTCHSLRMLRVGDKPLQLLRAVREIDLVELPDADQCCGFGGTFALKNADTSTAMLSDKLRNVAATGAEFCSAGDSSCLMHIGGGLSRLQTGIGTLHLAEILASTEHAISPKRGALA is encoded by the coding sequence ATGCGGGTAGCCCTGTTCGCCACCTGCCTCGGGGACACGCTGTTCCCCGACGCGGTCAAGGCCACCGCGCTGCTGCTGAGCAGGCTCGGCCAGGAAGTCGTGTTCCCGCAGGCGCAGACCTGCTGCGGGCAGATGCACGTGAACACCGGCTACCAGCGCGAAGCGCTGCCGCTGGTCGACAACCACGCGGCCTGCTTCGCCGACGAGTCGATCGACGCCGTGATCGTGCCCTCCGGCTCCTGCGCCGGCTCGATCCGCCACCAGCACCAGATCGTCGCCGAGCGCTTCGGCACCCCGGCGCTGCGCGCGCAGGTCGAGCAGTCCCGCGCGAAGACCTACGAGCTCGCCGAGTTCCTCGTCGACGTGCTCGGCGTGGTCGACGTGGGCGCGACGTTCCCGCATCGGGTGACCTACCACCCCACCTGCCACTCGCTGCGGATGCTGCGGGTCGGGGACAAGCCGCTGCAGCTGCTGCGCGCGGTGCGCGAGATCGACCTGGTGGAACTGCCCGACGCCGACCAGTGCTGCGGCTTCGGCGGGACCTTCGCGCTCAAGAACGCCGACACGTCCACGGCGATGCTCTCGGACAAGCTGCGCAACGTCGCCGCCACCGGAGCCGAGTTCTGCTCCGCCGGGGACTCCTCGTGCCTGATGCACATCGGCGGCGGCCTGTCCCGGCTGCAGACCGGCATCGGCACCCTGCACCTCGCCGAGATCCTCGCCTCCACCGAGCACGCCATCAGCCCGAAACGGGGAGCACTCGCATGA
- a CDS encoding LutB/LldF family L-lactate oxidation iron-sulfur protein yields MSGTFLGMPTAPPRGAGNLRGEEPFPAAARTELGNTQMRRNVGKATRTIRNKRLQVTGELPDWEQLRSAGAAVKRDVMARLPELLEQFERAVTERGGHVHWARDAAEANAIVTGLVKDTGADEALKVKSMATQEIGLNEHLADEGITAIETDLAELIVQLGEDRPSHILVPAIHRNRSEIREIFLRSMPGVDPGLDDDPTHLANAARRFLRERFMRARVAISGANFGIAETGTLSVVESEGNGRMCLTMPETLITVMGLEKLIPAYADLEVFLQLLPRSSTGERMNPYTSMWTGVTPDDGPQEFHLVLLDNGRTATLADEVGREALHCIRCSACLNVCPVYERTGGHAYGSTYPGPIGAVLTPQLAGMDTGGGDPNSSLPYASSLCGACFDACPVKIDIPSLLVELRHQHVEEARVSAEQLMMKAASTAMATSGRWTAAQRAAQLGRLLGRGGRIRTLPPPGSAWTAARDLPVPPKQTFRQWWDSAEGRAAIDDAHREGGRP; encoded by the coding sequence ATGAGCGGCACCTTCCTCGGCATGCCCACCGCTCCCCCGCGCGGAGCCGGCAACCTGCGCGGCGAGGAACCGTTCCCCGCCGCGGCCCGCACCGAACTCGGCAACACCCAGATGCGCCGCAACGTCGGCAAGGCCACCCGCACGATCCGGAACAAGCGCCTGCAGGTCACCGGGGAGCTGCCCGACTGGGAGCAGCTGCGCTCGGCGGGCGCGGCGGTCAAGCGCGACGTCATGGCCAGGCTGCCCGAGCTGCTGGAGCAGTTCGAACGGGCGGTGACCGAGCGCGGCGGGCACGTGCACTGGGCGCGCGACGCCGCCGAGGCCAACGCGATCGTCACCGGTCTGGTCAAGGACACCGGCGCCGACGAAGCCCTCAAGGTCAAGTCCATGGCCACCCAGGAGATCGGGCTCAACGAGCACCTCGCCGACGAGGGCATCACCGCTATCGAAACAGACCTGGCGGAGCTGATCGTGCAGCTCGGCGAGGACCGCCCCTCGCACATCCTGGTGCCCGCGATCCACCGCAACCGCTCCGAGATCCGCGAGATCTTCCTGCGCTCCATGCCGGGCGTGGACCCCGGCTTGGACGACGACCCGACGCACCTGGCCAACGCGGCGCGGCGGTTCCTGCGCGAGCGGTTCATGCGGGCGCGGGTCGCCATCTCCGGGGCCAACTTCGGCATCGCCGAGACCGGCACGCTGTCGGTGGTGGAGTCCGAGGGCAACGGCCGGATGTGCCTGACCATGCCGGAGACGCTGATCACGGTGATGGGACTGGAGAAGCTGATCCCCGCCTACGCCGACCTCGAAGTGTTCCTGCAGCTGCTGCCCCGCTCCTCCACCGGCGAGCGGATGAACCCGTACACCTCGATGTGGACCGGCGTCACGCCCGACGACGGACCGCAGGAGTTCCACCTGGTGCTGCTGGACAACGGCCGCACCGCGACGCTGGCCGACGAGGTGGGTCGCGAGGCGCTGCACTGCATCCGGTGCTCGGCCTGCCTCAACGTGTGCCCCGTCTACGAGCGGACCGGCGGGCACGCCTACGGCTCCACCTATCCGGGGCCGATCGGCGCGGTGCTGACCCCGCAGCTGGCCGGGATGGACACCGGAGGCGGTGATCCGAACTCGTCCCTGCCGTACGCGTCGAGTCTGTGCGGGGCCTGCTTCGACGCCTGTCCCGTGAAGATCGACATACCGTCGTTGCTGGTGGAGCTGCGCCACCAGCACGTCGAGGAAGCCCGCGTCAGCGCGGAGCAGCTGATGATGAAGGCCGCTTCCACGGCCATGGCCACCTCCGGCCGGTGGACCGCGGCGCAGCGCGCGGCGCAGCTGGGACGGCTGCTCGGGCGCGGCGGGCGGATCCGGACGCTGCCGCCGCCGGGCAGCGCTTGGACGGCGGCGCGGGATCTGCCGGTACCGCCGAAGCAGACCTTCCGGCAGTGGTGGGATTCCGCGGAGGGCCGGGCCGCGATCGACGACGCCCACCGCGAAGGAGGCCGGCCGTGA
- a CDS encoding LUD domain-containing protein: MNARDTVLGRVRDALAIAPPAAVQVPRDYRRDRDLPADEKRELLVDRLEDYQATVHQCAAADVAATVARALGGAARIGVPAGLDRGWLAEFGGEVVVDSAEVPPDRLDALDGVVTGSAVTCAETGTIFLDASPDQGRRALTLVPDLHVCVVALSAVVTGIPEAVARLEPTRPTTLISGPSATSDIELDRVEGVHGPRTLHVVLLLDG; this comes from the coding sequence GTGAACGCCCGCGACACCGTGCTGGGCCGGGTGCGCGACGCGCTCGCCATCGCCCCGCCCGCCGCCGTGCAGGTCCCGCGCGACTACCGCCGGGACCGCGACCTCCCGGCCGACGAGAAGCGGGAGCTGCTGGTCGACCGGCTGGAGGACTACCAGGCCACGGTGCACCAGTGCGCCGCTGCCGACGTCGCGGCCACCGTCGCGAGGGCGCTCGGCGGCGCCGCGCGCATCGGCGTCCCCGCGGGTCTCGACCGCGGGTGGCTCGCGGAGTTCGGCGGCGAGGTCGTGGTCGACTCCGCCGAGGTGCCCCCGGACCGCCTCGACGCGTTGGACGGCGTCGTCACCGGGTCGGCGGTGACCTGCGCCGAAACCGGGACGATCTTCCTCGACGCGTCCCCGGACCAGGGGCGGCGCGCGCTCACCCTCGTTCCGGACCTGCACGTGTGCGTGGTGGCGCTGTCCGCGGTCGTCACCGGCATCCCCGAAGCGGTGGCCCGGCTCGAACCGACCCGGCCGACGACCCTGATCAGCGGCCCGTCGGCGACCTCGGACATCGAGCTGGACCGGGTCGAGGGCGTGCACGGCCCGCGCACCCTGCACGTGGTCCTGCTGCTGGACGGCTGA
- a CDS encoding rhamnogalacturonan lyase, with protein MNDSRSRRRALLPALAAALLPVTWPLPQAVAAPPAAEPGRAAVSVRAGDGNFVSWRLLGSDPAGIAFDVFRDGTELTPAPLTGPTGFFDAGAPPEARYTVVPATPGGATMAASQARSFAADHLDVPLQIPDGGTTPDGTDYTYSANDVSVGDLDGDGEYEYVVKWDPSNSKDNSQSGHTGNQIVDAYKADGTLLWRIDLGRNIRAGAHYTQFQVYDYDGDGRAEVAMKTADGTVDGAGTALGDADADHRNDGGYVLDGPEFLTMFDGETGAVLHTTDYLPQRGDVGEWGDDYGNRVDRFLAATAQIGDKPALIQARGYYTRTVITAWHFEGGELVPLWTFDSDEAGEQYAGQGNHNLSVADVDDDGSDEIIYGSLALDDDGTPLWNTGYGHGDALHVGAFAPDNEGLEVFKVDENSDQPGSWLADAATGEILWETEPSGDNGRGVAGDIWADNPGAEYWSAADDRLRDSAGAEIGPAPGSMNFLVWWDGDATRELLDDTRIDKYTGDGERRLEDFEGVASNNGTKATPALSADLMGDWREEVVYRTEDSSALRIFSTAEPTELSLPGLMEDRQYRLAVAWQNTAYNQPPHPSYDLGDQDAATRRESGPLP; from the coding sequence GTGAACGACTCCCGATCCCGCCGCCGGGCACTGCTTCCCGCGCTGGCCGCCGCACTGCTCCCGGTCACCTGGCCGTTACCGCAGGCGGTCGCCGCACCGCCCGCGGCCGAGCCCGGCCGGGCCGCCGTCAGCGTCCGGGCCGGCGACGGCAACTTCGTCTCGTGGCGGCTGCTCGGCTCCGACCCTGCGGGCATCGCGTTCGACGTCTTCCGCGACGGCACGGAGCTGACGCCCGCGCCGCTGACGGGCCCCACCGGCTTCTTCGACGCGGGCGCACCGCCCGAAGCCCGCTACACGGTCGTCCCGGCGACGCCCGGTGGCGCCACGATGGCCGCGTCGCAGGCCCGGTCGTTCGCCGCCGACCACCTCGACGTCCCGCTGCAGATCCCCGACGGCGGCACCACCCCCGACGGCACGGACTACACCTACAGCGCCAACGACGTCAGCGTCGGCGACCTCGACGGGGACGGCGAGTACGAGTACGTGGTCAAGTGGGATCCGTCCAACTCGAAGGACAACTCGCAGAGCGGCCACACCGGAAACCAGATCGTCGACGCCTACAAGGCGGACGGCACGCTGCTGTGGCGCATCGACCTCGGGCGCAACATCCGCGCGGGCGCGCACTACACCCAGTTCCAGGTCTACGACTACGACGGCGACGGCCGGGCCGAGGTCGCGATGAAGACCGCCGACGGCACCGTCGACGGCGCGGGCACCGCCCTCGGCGACGCCGACGCCGATCACCGCAACGACGGCGGTTACGTGCTGGACGGACCGGAATTCCTCACCATGTTCGACGGGGAGACCGGCGCGGTCCTGCACACCACCGACTACCTCCCGCAGCGCGGCGACGTCGGCGAGTGGGGCGACGACTACGGCAACCGGGTGGATCGCTTCCTCGCCGCCACCGCGCAGATCGGGGACAAGCCCGCTCTGATCCAGGCGCGCGGCTACTACACCCGCACTGTGATCACGGCGTGGCACTTCGAGGGCGGCGAACTCGTTCCGCTGTGGACGTTCGACAGCGATGAGGCGGGCGAGCAGTACGCCGGGCAGGGCAACCACAACCTGTCGGTGGCCGACGTGGACGACGACGGCAGCGACGAGATCATCTACGGCTCGCTGGCCCTCGACGACGACGGCACGCCGCTGTGGAACACCGGATACGGTCACGGCGACGCGCTGCACGTCGGCGCCTTCGCCCCGGACAACGAGGGCCTGGAGGTGTTCAAGGTCGACGAGAACTCCGACCAGCCCGGTTCGTGGCTGGCCGACGCCGCCACCGGTGAGATCCTCTGGGAGACCGAGCCTTCGGGCGACAACGGCCGCGGCGTCGCCGGGGACATCTGGGCGGACAACCCCGGTGCCGAGTACTGGTCGGCCGCCGACGACCGGCTGCGCGACTCCGCGGGCGCGGAGATCGGTCCCGCTCCCGGTTCGATGAACTTCCTCGTCTGGTGGGATGGCGACGCGACCCGCGAACTGCTCGACGACACCCGCATCGACAAGTACACCGGCGACGGCGAGCGGCGCCTGGAGGACTTCGAGGGAGTCGCCTCGAACAACGGCACCAAGGCCACCCCCGCGTTGTCCGCTGATCTGATGGGCGACTGGCGCGAGGAGGTCGTCTACCGCACCGAGGACAGCAGCGCGCTGCGGATCTTCAGCACCGCGGAACCGACCGAGCTGAGCCTGCCCGGCCTGATGGAGGACCGGCAGTACCGGCTGGCCGTCGCCTGGCAGAACACCGCCTACAACCAGCCCCCGCACCCGAGCTACGACCTCGGCGATCAGGACGCCGCCACCCGCAGGGAGTCCGGCCCGCTGCCCTGA
- a CDS encoding TetR/AcrR family transcriptional regulator produces the protein MSRECKLLERRALIQRKACELVIARGFDGFTMDDLAEAAELSRRTVFNLLADKTSAVLGPDELPSGPEIEVFVGGGPTGELYEDLTITVRAAMAELSERPGVSDERRLFEKAIAADSKVFALVLGRVERIVEFVTDMICRREGWAPGDLRARALATSLLALTQLAFAELAQRGGETSFGQVLADVLAAFAETLPRRS, from the coding sequence ATGTCCAGGGAGTGCAAGTTGCTGGAGCGTCGCGCGCTCATCCAGCGGAAGGCGTGCGAGCTCGTCATCGCGCGCGGGTTCGACGGCTTCACGATGGACGACCTCGCCGAGGCCGCCGAGCTGAGCCGCCGCACGGTGTTCAACCTGCTGGCGGACAAGACCTCCGCCGTGCTCGGGCCCGACGAGCTCCCCTCCGGACCGGAGATCGAGGTCTTCGTCGGCGGCGGCCCCACCGGGGAGCTGTACGAGGACCTGACGATCACGGTCCGCGCCGCCATGGCCGAGCTCTCCGAGCGGCCGGGCGTCAGCGACGAGCGGCGGTTGTTCGAGAAGGCGATCGCCGCCGACTCCAAGGTGTTCGCCCTGGTGCTCGGCCGGGTCGAGCGGATCGTCGAGTTCGTGACCGACATGATCTGCCGCCGCGAGGGCTGGGCCCCCGGGGATCTGCGGGCGCGGGCGCTGGCGACGTCGTTGCTCGCGCTGACCCAGCTCGCGTTCGCCGAACTCGCCCAGCGCGGGGGAGAGACCTCGTTCGGCCAGGTGCTCGCCGATGTCCTCGCGGCCTTCGCCGAAACCCTGCCGCGCCGGAGCTGA
- a CDS encoding alpha/beta hydrolase, whose product MNAATPARIAPLTWLTAATAKFALPALIRPFRIAPLSERTIDEPEVVHVPTRHGRVRCFVHRPHPDAPLAQGRPPVHLNIHGGGFIITDPRQDDHLATYLAAEAGAVVVNIDYSTAPQVRFPVAEEQCFDVLRWVADSGDALGWDGERISLGGGSAGGKLTLSTLQLAHRAGAPPVRAAAVVVPLVDATIPPQDYTSALPRPQVGPCIARLVRDTYFVDAERRADPLASPLLDPDLAAALPPLLVISAEHDTLTPQIERFVDRVTAEGAPVTHRGFEGRDHGFAAQRSTGAAVLRECADLIADHLRTHLARTTPNPT is encoded by the coding sequence TTGAACGCAGCAACACCGGCCCGGATCGCACCGCTGACCTGGCTCACGGCCGCCACGGCCAAGTTCGCGCTCCCCGCCCTGATCCGGCCGTTCCGGATCGCCCCCCTCAGCGAGCGCACGATCGACGAACCCGAAGTCGTCCACGTCCCGACCCGGCACGGACGAGTCCGCTGCTTCGTGCACCGCCCGCACCCGGACGCCCCGCTGGCGCAGGGCCGTCCTCCCGTGCACCTCAACATTCACGGCGGCGGCTTCATCATCACCGATCCGCGCCAGGACGATCACCTCGCCACCTACCTCGCGGCCGAGGCCGGCGCGGTCGTGGTGAACATCGACTACAGCACCGCCCCGCAAGTCCGGTTCCCCGTCGCCGAGGAGCAGTGCTTCGACGTGCTGCGCTGGGTCGCGGACTCCGGCGACGCCCTGGGCTGGGACGGCGAGCGGATCAGCCTCGGCGGCGGGAGCGCGGGCGGGAAGCTCACCCTCTCGACGCTCCAGCTGGCGCACCGAGCGGGCGCGCCCCCGGTCCGCGCCGCCGCCGTCGTCGTCCCGCTGGTCGACGCCACGATCCCACCGCAGGACTACACCTCGGCGCTGCCCCGCCCGCAGGTCGGCCCGTGCATCGCCCGCCTGGTCCGGGACACCTACTTCGTCGACGCCGAACGCCGCGCGGACCCGCTGGCCTCGCCGCTGCTCGACCCGGACCTCGCGGCGGCGCTGCCCCCGCTGCTGGTGATCAGCGCGGAGCACGACACGCTCACCCCGCAGATCGAGCGCTTCGTCGACCGCGTCACGGCGGAAGGCGCACCGGTCACGCACCGCGGCTTCGAGGGACGCGACCACGGCTTCGCCGCCCAGCGCTCCACCGGCGCCGCGGTCCTGCGCGAGTGCGCCGACCTGATCGCCGACCACCTCCGCACCCACCTCGCCCGCACCACCCCGAACCCGACCTGA
- a CDS encoding bacteriocin fulvocin C-related protein, with product MQNSDDRWVLAFDGSCRLCRTTSRAVADVCGDALEVIPLARADVREWRERALGANPPWAPTLIRVRSDGVDAWTGMSLGLNLVRHLGARATLAVLGALGRTRRGTRRVRLGGLPLIAGLAVAAGLLRFRPRGGDGDDPDAWVAANRDRLPQSYAAVVEHPMAYRKAIFNASSAAVKGRLWVEHLEQYGAQHPELSEHQQRTLRRAADVLGDESLHAQPSPPELDRVLEDLRIDVTAAFGGETQALIATLGPPDHGTARKTDCQCSTKSDYCWMGCVDSDGGCREVSGCGSGWAYTCNGWCEGP from the coding sequence ATGCAGAACTCCGACGACCGCTGGGTGCTGGCCTTCGACGGCTCGTGCCGACTCTGCCGGACCACTTCCCGAGCCGTGGCCGATGTCTGCGGTGACGCGCTGGAAGTCATCCCGCTGGCGCGCGCGGACGTGCGGGAGTGGCGCGAGCGGGCGCTCGGGGCGAATCCGCCGTGGGCACCCACGCTGATCCGCGTGCGCTCCGACGGGGTGGACGCCTGGACCGGGATGTCGCTGGGGCTCAACCTGGTCCGGCACCTGGGAGCGCGCGCCACGCTGGCCGTGCTCGGTGCGCTGGGCCGGACGCGCCGCGGCACGCGCCGCGTCCGGCTCGGCGGCCTGCCGCTGATCGCCGGTCTCGCGGTCGCGGCCGGTCTGCTGAGGTTCCGGCCGCGCGGCGGTGACGGCGACGATCCGGACGCCTGGGTGGCGGCCAACCGGGACCGGCTCCCGCAGTCCTACGCGGCGGTCGTCGAGCATCCGATGGCCTACCGGAAGGCGATCTTCAACGCCTCGTCGGCGGCGGTCAAGGGCCGCCTGTGGGTGGAGCACCTCGAGCAGTACGGCGCGCAGCACCCCGAGCTCTCGGAGCACCAGCAGCGGACGCTGCGGCGTGCCGCGGACGTGCTCGGGGACGAGTCGCTGCACGCGCAGCCGTCGCCGCCCGAGCTGGACCGCGTGCTGGAGGACCTGCGGATCGACGTGACCGCCGCCTTCGGCGGGGAAACCCAGGCGCTCATCGCGACCCTCGGTCCGCCGGATCACGGCACCGCCAGGAAGACGGATTGCCAGTGCAGCACCAAGAGCGACTACTGCTGGATGGGGTGCGTCGACAGCGACGGCGGCTGCCGCGAGGTCTCCGGATGCGGGTCCGGCTGGGCCTACACCTGCAACGGGTGGTGCGAAGGCCCCTGA
- a CDS encoding MarR family transcriptional regulator, with product MERPEPFAEDLGFLLSRASGVVAKLASAALSPLGLRVRSYSVLSFVAEGSGGVTQRRLADLVGLDPSQIVALVDELEDRDLVTRRPDPADRRNKRITATDDGHRLRDEARRRIDEAQAAHFAHLPPELLHELRETLRGIAFPDT from the coding sequence GTGGAGAGGCCCGAGCCGTTCGCCGAAGACCTGGGTTTCCTGCTGTCCCGCGCCAGCGGAGTGGTCGCGAAGCTCGCGAGCGCAGCGCTGTCCCCGCTGGGCCTGCGAGTGCGCTCCTACTCCGTGCTGTCCTTCGTCGCGGAGGGCTCGGGAGGAGTGACCCAGCGGCGGCTGGCGGACCTCGTCGGCCTGGACCCGAGCCAGATCGTGGCGCTCGTCGACGAGCTGGAGGACCGCGACCTCGTGACCCGCCGCCCCGACCCCGCCGACCGCCGGAACAAGCGGATCACCGCGACCGACGACGGCCACCGCCTCCGCGACGAGGCCCGCCGGCGAATCGACGAAGCGCAAGCCGCCCACTTCGCCCACCTGCCACCGGAACTCCTGCACGAACTCCGCGAAACCCTGCGCGGCATCGCTTTTCCCGACACTTGA
- a CDS encoding amidohydrolase family protein → MSRYEYGIDFDGITALDFHAHIEIDSHGNRSLDDDLMAASERYFKSGAERTPSLDAVAEHYRERGMAAVVFTVDCAAATGHPANSIEEIADGAARHNDVLIPFGSVDPWQGKAAVDRARRLVGEHGVKGFKFHPSLQAFEPNDPRFHPLYAAIAELGVPALFHTGQTGIGAGMPGGHGIKLRYSDPMLLDDVAADFPELTIVLAHPSVPWQDEAISIASHKSNVHIDLSGWSPKYFPPQLVRAANSVLRHKVLFGSDFPVIQPDRWLRDFDRLEIKDEVRPLIFKENALKVLGIR, encoded by the coding sequence ATGAGCAGGTACGAGTACGGCATCGACTTCGACGGGATCACCGCGCTCGACTTCCACGCGCACATCGAGATCGACTCCCACGGGAACCGGTCGCTCGACGACGACCTGATGGCGGCCTCGGAGCGGTACTTCAAATCCGGCGCGGAACGCACGCCGTCGCTGGACGCCGTGGCCGAGCACTACCGCGAGCGGGGCATGGCCGCGGTCGTGTTCACCGTCGACTGCGCCGCCGCGACCGGGCACCCCGCCAATTCGATCGAGGAGATCGCCGACGGCGCCGCGCGGCACAACGACGTGCTCATCCCGTTCGGCTCCGTCGACCCCTGGCAGGGCAAGGCCGCCGTCGACCGCGCCCGCAGGCTCGTCGGCGAGCACGGGGTGAAGGGCTTCAAGTTCCACCCCAGCCTGCAGGCGTTCGAGCCGAACGATCCGCGGTTCCACCCGCTGTACGCGGCGATCGCCGAACTCGGGGTGCCCGCGCTGTTCCACACCGGGCAGACCGGGATCGGCGCCGGGATGCCCGGCGGGCACGGCATCAAGCTGCGCTACTCCGACCCGATGCTGCTCGACGACGTTGCGGCCGACTTCCCCGAGCTCACCATCGTGCTGGCGCACCCGTCGGTGCCGTGGCAGGACGAGGCGATCTCCATCGCCTCGCACAAGTCCAACGTCCACATCGACCTGTCGGGGTGGTCGCCGAAGTACTTCCCGCCGCAGCTGGTGCGCGCGGCGAATTCGGTGCTGCGGCACAAGGTGCTGTTCGGATCGGACTTCCCCGTGATCCAGCCCGATCGGTGGCTGCGCGACTTCGACCGGCTGGAGATCAAGGACGAGGTCCGGCCGTTGATCTTCAAGGAAAACGCACTCAAGGTCCTCGGCATCCGATGA
- a CDS encoding ABC transporter substrate-binding protein yields the protein MRRRIQALISVTAVTLLASCGAHAPGTPQGTASVTVTNCGSPAEFPAPAQRLFINDGNMISMALALGAEQRIAAVSSMQQDVDVLRRHYGPVVDSLRIGAPEKPTRETVLAHRPDVVVAGWNYGYSEANQLTPDGLRKLGIAPYVLTESCRQPGGGSARGIVEPWRALHEDLTNLGTITGHTAQAEQVTADLRSRLDALRAAPQAPEPPTIFVFDSASDTVFSSGNLGGPQAIVDAAGGRNALDDVRDTWTKVSWERVAAADPDAFVFVDYPPQSFQEKVAMLQARPGINRLRAITEQRFVNLPYALWTSGPLNIDAAEQVRKELERWSLVPPSSITPRFDDRVGS from the coding sequence ATGCGACGACGCATCCAGGCGCTGATCTCGGTCACCGCGGTCACCCTGCTGGCTTCCTGCGGCGCGCACGCGCCGGGAACGCCGCAGGGCACGGCTTCGGTCACCGTCACCAACTGCGGCTCGCCCGCGGAGTTCCCCGCCCCGGCGCAACGCCTGTTCATCAACGACGGCAACATGATCTCGATGGCGCTCGCGCTGGGCGCCGAGCAGCGGATCGCGGCCGTGTCGAGCATGCAGCAGGACGTCGACGTGCTGCGCCGCCACTACGGCCCCGTGGTGGACTCGTTGCGGATCGGCGCACCCGAGAAGCCCACGCGCGAGACGGTCCTCGCCCACCGCCCCGACGTCGTGGTGGCGGGCTGGAACTACGGCTACAGCGAAGCGAACCAGCTCACCCCCGACGGCCTGCGCAAGCTGGGCATCGCGCCGTACGTGCTCACCGAGAGCTGCCGGCAACCGGGCGGCGGCTCCGCGCGCGGCATCGTCGAGCCGTGGCGGGCGCTGCACGAGGACCTGACCAACCTCGGCACCATCACCGGGCACACGGCCCAGGCCGAGCAGGTCACCGCCGACCTGCGGAGCCGGCTCGACGCGCTGCGGGCCGCCCCGCAGGCGCCGGAACCGCCGACGATCTTCGTCTTCGACAGCGCCAGCGACACCGTGTTCTCCAGCGGCAACCTCGGCGGGCCGCAGGCGATCGTCGACGCCGCGGGCGGGCGCAACGCGCTGGACGACGTCCGGGACACCTGGACGAAGGTCTCCTGGGAACGCGTCGCGGCGGCGGATCCCGACGCGTTCGTGTTCGTGGACTACCCGCCGCAGAGCTTCCAGGAGAAGGTGGCGATGCTGCAGGCGCGTCCGGGCATCAACCGCCTGCGCGCGATCACCGAGCAGCGGTTCGTCAACCTGCCCTACGCGCTGTGGACCTCCGGGCCGCTCAACATCGACGCCGCCGAGCAGGTTCGCAAGGAATTGGAGCGGTGGAGCCTCGTACCGCCGTCGTCGATCACGCCCCGGTTCGACGATCGCGTCGGGTCCTGA
- a CDS encoding ATP-binding cassette domain-containing protein, with protein MSAPLRADGLRCSLGRRTVLTDVSLTAEPGETIGVVGPNGSGKSTLLRALAGILRPAGGEVLVDGVRLDRLTARQRAQRVALVPQEEDLPADFLVGEFVALGTTPYRAPWSGGGDAERAAVAAALRSVDLAGFEDRPVDRLSGGERRRVLLARGFAQRTPLLLLDEPTNHLDVHHRLQLLRLVRGSGRTCVLSLHDLSLAAATCDRILVLHGGTAGPATAPDEALTPEVVRAVFGVEATPVTHPRTGKPHLLIGDIEDDSCDDASRR; from the coding sequence GTGAGCGCGCCGCTGCGGGCGGACGGGCTGCGGTGCTCGCTGGGCCGCCGCACCGTGCTCACCGACGTGTCCCTGACCGCGGAGCCCGGAGAGACCATCGGCGTCGTCGGCCCGAACGGCTCGGGCAAATCGACCCTGCTGCGAGCGCTCGCCGGAATCCTGCGGCCAGCCGGGGGAGAAGTGCTGGTGGACGGCGTGCGGCTGGACCGGCTCACGGCGCGGCAGCGCGCTCAGCGGGTGGCCCTCGTTCCGCAGGAGGAGGACCTGCCCGCCGATTTCCTGGTCGGCGAGTTCGTCGCGCTCGGCACCACGCCCTACCGCGCGCCCTGGTCCGGTGGCGGCGACGCGGAACGCGCGGCCGTGGCCGCCGCGCTGCGCTCGGTGGACCTGGCCGGCTTCGAGGACCGGCCGGTGGATCGGCTCTCCGGCGGGGAACGCCGCCGGGTGCTGCTGGCCCGCGGGTTCGCCCAGCGCACCCCGCTGCTGCTGCTCGACGAACCGACCAACCACCTCGACGTGCACCACCGCCTGCAGCTGCTGCGCTTGGTCCGCGGCTCGGGCCGGACCTGCGTGTTGAGCCTGCACGACCTGAGCCTCGCCGCGGCCACCTGCGACCGGATCCTGGTGCTGCACGGGGGAACCGCCGGGCCCGCCACCGCGCCGGACGAGGCGTTGACCCCCGAGGTCGTGCGCGCCGTGTTCGGCGTCGAGGCGACCCCCGTGACGCACCCGCGCACCGGCAAGCCCCACCTGCTCATCGGCGATATCGAGGACGATTCATGCGACGACGCATCCAGGCGCTGA